A part of Oligoflexia bacterium genomic DNA contains:
- a CDS encoding regulatory protein RecX codes for MSQDEAKPDDFQKIKESAFRLLARRDHSAFELKQKLKQKFSLADETFQTLLSYLNNLGYMADENVLSQRWVKQWRAEGRGRQWIQGKLRTKGLPQIDLRDDENELESAKEFLKKKLSSSIEKLDYKKKAKLARSMISRGFSGPVVATLLKEIN; via the coding sequence GTGTCACAAGACGAAGCCAAGCCAGATGATTTTCAAAAAATCAAAGAAAGTGCATTTCGATTGCTTGCTAGGCGCGATCATTCTGCGTTTGAACTCAAACAAAAATTAAAACAGAAATTCTCACTCGCAGATGAAACCTTTCAAACACTCCTCTCCTATTTAAATAATCTAGGCTATATGGCAGATGAAAATGTTTTAAGCCAGCGATGGGTCAAGCAGTGGCGAGCCGAGGGAAGAGGGCGTCAATGGATTCAAGGAAAACTGCGCACCAAAGGGCTCCCTCAAATAGATTTAAGAGACGATGAGAATGAGCTTGAATCAGCAAAAGAATTTCTTAAAAAAAAGCTCTCAAGCTCTATAGAAAAGCTGGATTACAAAAAGAAGGCAAAGCTTGCTCGATCGATGATTTCACGTGGATTTTCAGGCCCGGTTGTGGCAACTCTTCTTAAAGAGATCAATTAA